Proteins encoded by one window of Calidithermus timidus DSM 17022:
- the tsaE gene encoding tRNA (adenosine(37)-N6)-threonylcarbamoyltransferase complex ATPase subunit type 1 TsaE, whose product MLLRDLDATRAFARKLAQALPEGSLVLLTGPMGAGKTTLVKFLAEALGFGGEVTSPTYTLIHEYPTPQGPIVHIDAYRLADQEELFSLGLEDYLPEARCVLIEWGKPEVFPDSLEVRLTPQGDTRTAELIPHGNAPAIHGL is encoded by the coding sequence GTGCTGCTGAGAGACCTGGACGCGACTCGAGCCTTCGCCCGCAAGCTGGCCCAGGCCCTGCCTGAAGGGTCCCTGGTGCTGCTCACCGGCCCGATGGGCGCGGGCAAGACCACGCTGGTGAAGTTTCTGGCCGAGGCGCTGGGCTTTGGCGGTGAGGTGACCAGCCCCACCTACACCCTCATCCACGAGTACCCCACCCCTCAGGGCCCCATCGTCCACATCGACGCCTACCGCCTGGCCGACCAGGAGGAACTCTTCAGCCTGGGCCTCGAGGACTACCTCCCCGAAGCCCGCTGCGTGCTCATCGAGTGGGGAAAGCCCGAGGTCTTCCCGGACAGCCTCGAGGTGCGCCTGACCCCCCAGGGCGACACCCGCACCGCGGAGCTGATACCTCACGGCAACGCGCCTGCCATTCACGGCCTTTAG
- a CDS encoding M23 family metallopeptidase: MRLLLLSLCLLLSSGVLLEESAAEPPQAPAPTIPEAQEEPQPPLWDPFTAYARMYSLPPDEEILMPVHGVRVRQVADTFGAPRSGGRQHEGQDIFAPRGTPVYSATEGVVVRMGYGQLGGNYVYVLGPGGRRYYYAHLDAYAKGLEEGDEVTTSTVLGYVGNTGNARTTPPHLHFGVYGSWWSGDERVINPLVLLRDRDWKTLSKAGGAKPATKPSNAPAARPAR, translated from the coding sequence ATGCGCCTGTTGTTGCTCAGCCTGTGCCTTCTGCTGTCCTCGGGCGTGCTGCTCGAAGAGTCCGCGGCCGAACCCCCGCAGGCCCCCGCGCCCACCATCCCCGAAGCCCAGGAGGAGCCCCAGCCCCCGCTGTGGGATCCCTTCACGGCCTATGCCCGCATGTACAGCCTGCCACCCGACGAGGAGATCCTAATGCCAGTGCATGGGGTGCGGGTGCGCCAGGTGGCCGACACCTTCGGAGCACCCCGCTCTGGCGGGCGCCAGCACGAGGGGCAGGACATCTTCGCCCCCAGGGGCACCCCGGTCTATTCGGCCACCGAGGGCGTGGTGGTGCGGATGGGCTACGGGCAACTCGGGGGCAACTACGTCTACGTGCTGGGGCCGGGCGGGCGGCGCTACTACTACGCCCACCTCGACGCCTACGCCAAGGGCCTCGAGGAGGGCGACGAGGTCACGACCAGCACGGTGCTGGGCTACGTGGGCAACACCGGCAACGCCCGCACCACCCCGCCCCACCTGCACTTCGGCGTCTACGGGAGCTGGTGGAGCGGCGACGAGCGGGTGATCAACCCGCTGGTGCTGCTGCGCGACCGCGACTGGAAGACACTGAGCAAGGCGGGGGGCGCAAAACCCGCTACGAAGCCCTCGAACGCCCCAGCAGCCCGGCCAGCGCGGTGA
- the dnaB gene encoding replicative DNA helicase encodes MEGRIPPHNLEAEASVLGSVLLDSEVLDRLEGTLSAEAFYKEGHRKIWLAMEQLRARNEPIDLVTLSDELRTRGELDEVGGLSYLVGLSETTPTAAYADYYARIVAEKWTLRKLIHAAGEAMRMAYEEAGSLEDILDSAGRKVLEVSLQGGRSEFQSMRELVHETFEHIQMLYENQGQTEGIRCGFRELDAMLGGLGPGSLNIIAARPSMGKTAFALTIAQNVALREGLGVAIFSLEMPAVQLVTRMLCSEARIDMNRLRQGQLTDRDFSRLVDVAGRISEAPIMIDDTPDMTLMELRSRARRLRAQQKLGLIVIDYLQLMSGPNNGRNAGENRQQEIAQISRGLKNLARELEVPVIALSQLSRAVEARPNKRPMLSDLRESGSIEQDADLVMFIYRDDYYNPHSEKAGIAEIIVGKQRNGPTGTVDLQFHAQHVRFNDLAKDEI; translated from the coding sequence ATGGAAGGTCGCATTCCTCCCCACAACCTCGAGGCTGAAGCCAGCGTGCTGGGTTCGGTGCTGCTCGACAGCGAAGTCCTGGACCGGCTCGAGGGCACCTTGAGCGCGGAGGCGTTTTACAAGGAGGGCCACCGCAAGATCTGGTTGGCCATGGAGCAGCTGCGCGCCCGCAACGAGCCCATCGACTTGGTAACCCTCTCCGACGAACTACGCACCCGCGGCGAACTCGACGAGGTAGGGGGCCTGTCCTACCTGGTGGGGCTGTCGGAGACCACGCCCACGGCAGCCTATGCCGACTATTACGCGCGGATCGTGGCAGAGAAGTGGACCCTGCGCAAGCTCATCCACGCCGCCGGAGAGGCCATGCGCATGGCCTACGAAGAGGCCGGGAGCCTGGAAGACATCCTCGATAGCGCCGGGCGCAAGGTGCTGGAGGTCTCGCTCCAAGGAGGCAGGAGCGAGTTCCAGAGCATGCGCGAGCTGGTGCACGAGACCTTCGAGCACATCCAAATGCTCTACGAGAACCAGGGCCAGACCGAGGGCATCCGCTGTGGCTTCCGCGAACTGGATGCGATGCTGGGTGGCTTGGGTCCGGGTTCTTTGAACATCATCGCCGCCAGACCCTCGATGGGAAAGACCGCTTTCGCCCTCACCATCGCCCAGAACGTCGCGCTGCGCGAGGGGCTAGGGGTGGCCATCTTCTCGCTGGAGATGCCGGCGGTGCAGCTCGTGACGCGCATGCTGTGCTCCGAGGCTCGCATCGACATGAACCGCCTGCGCCAGGGCCAGCTCACCGACCGGGATTTCTCTAGGCTCGTGGACGTGGCCGGGCGCATCTCCGAGGCCCCCATCATGATCGACGATACCCCGGACATGACCCTCATGGAGCTGCGCTCACGCGCGCGTCGCCTGCGGGCCCAGCAGAAGCTGGGGCTGATCGTCATCGACTACCTGCAGCTCATGTCCGGCCCCAACAACGGCAGGAACGCCGGGGAAAACCGCCAGCAGGAAATCGCCCAGATTTCGCGCGGGCTCAAGAACCTAGCGCGGGAGCTCGAGGTGCCCGTCATCGCCCTCTCCCAGCTCTCGCGTGCGGTGGAGGCCCGCCCCAACAAGCGGCCCATGCTCTCAGACCTGAGGGAATCGGGATCCATCGAGCAAGACGCCGACTTGGTGATGTTCATCTACCGCGACGACTACTACAACCCCCACTCGGAGAAGGCCGGCATCGCCGAGATCATCGTAGGCAAGCAACGCAACGGCCCCACCGGGACCGTAGACCTGCAATTCCACGCCCAGCACGTGCGTTTCAACGATCTGGCCAAGGACGAGATCTGA
- a CDS encoding SIR2 family NAD-dependent protein deacylase: MSDLHSARRRLMNARRIAVLTGAGISKPSGIPTFRDAAGLWRDFDLEEYATPSAYARNPQKVWEWYAWRYRNVLQAQPNPAHALLVELERSLGEGFLLVTQNVDGLHRRAGSRRVVELHGDITRGRCEHCNRRFPLPAPQNFTPPPLCPACGAPGRPDVVWFGESLPEGAFEQALEAFSACELALVIGTSGEVEPAASLGRLAHRGGAYLIEINPEATPLSPIADCSLRMGAVEGLQALMARPPG; encoded by the coding sequence GTGAGTGATCTGCACAGCGCCCGCCGTCGCCTCATGAACGCCCGGCGCATCGCCGTGCTGACCGGCGCGGGCATCTCCAAGCCCTCAGGCATCCCTACCTTTCGGGACGCGGCAGGGTTGTGGCGAGACTTCGACCTCGAGGAATACGCCACCCCCAGCGCCTACGCCCGCAACCCGCAGAAGGTGTGGGAGTGGTACGCCTGGCGCTACAGGAACGTGCTCCAGGCTCAGCCCAACCCTGCCCACGCGCTGCTGGTGGAACTCGAGCGCAGCCTGGGCGAAGGCTTTCTGCTGGTGACGCAGAACGTCGATGGCCTGCACCGCCGGGCGGGTTCGCGGCGGGTGGTGGAACTGCACGGCGACATCACGCGGGGGCGCTGCGAGCACTGCAACCGGCGCTTTCCCCTGCCCGCTCCCCAGAACTTCACCCCCCCACCCCTGTGCCCTGCCTGCGGGGCTCCCGGCCGTCCCGACGTGGTGTGGTTCGGCGAGTCATTGCCCGAGGGAGCCTTCGAGCAGGCCCTCGAGGCCTTCAGCGCCTGTGAGCTAGCCCTGGTGATCGGCACCAGCGGGGAAGTGGAGCCCGCAGCCAGCCTGGGGCGCCTCGCCCACCGCGGTGGAGCTTACCTCATCGAGATCAATCCCGAAGCCACCCCCCTCTCCCCCATCGCCGACTGCTCGCTGCGGATGGGCGCAGTCGAAGGCCTGCAGGCTCTGATGGCCCGACCGCCTGG
- the bshB1 gene encoding bacillithiol biosynthesis deacetylase BshB1, translating to MSLDLLVIAPHPDDAELGCGGTLARAKAEGLSTGILELSLGEMGTKGTPEQRLAEAAEAARILGLDYRGNLRLPDGSLTDAPDQVAALATALRELRPAVLIAPHEADRHPDHVGAHRLCRGAVHFAALLRAPLEGRPHRVSRLFFYPGNYPATPSLLVDISQHIDTWEASVLAHRSQFYGEVVSETVSLAGVEARKALRRQWGNYLGVGYAEPLVSPLPLLTTPWYHE from the coding sequence GTGTCACTCGATCTGCTGGTGATCGCACCCCATCCCGACGACGCGGAACTGGGCTGTGGGGGCACGCTGGCTCGCGCTAAGGCCGAGGGCCTGAGCACGGGCATCCTCGAGCTGAGCCTGGGGGAGATGGGCACCAAGGGCACGCCCGAGCAGCGTTTGGCGGAGGCGGCCGAGGCCGCCCGCATCCTGGGCCTGGATTACCGGGGAAACCTGCGCTTGCCCGACGGATCCCTCACCGATGCCCCTGATCAGGTTGCCGCACTGGCCACGGCCTTGCGGGAACTGCGCCCGGCGGTGCTGATCGCGCCCCACGAGGCCGACCGCCACCCCGACCACGTGGGTGCCCACCGGCTGTGCCGCGGCGCGGTGCATTTCGCCGCTTTGCTCAGAGCTCCGCTCGAGGGGCGGCCACATAGGGTCTCGAGGCTGTTCTTCTACCCCGGCAATTACCCCGCCACTCCCAGCCTGCTGGTGGACATCTCGCAGCACATCGACACCTGGGAGGCTTCGGTGCTGGCCCACCGCAGCCAGTTCTACGGCGAGGTTGTCTCGGAGACGGTGAGCCTGGCCGGGGTGGAGGCCCGCAAGGCCCTGCGCCGGCAATGGGGCAACTACCTGGGGGTGGGCTACGCCGAGCCCCTGGTGAGCCCCCTGCCCTTGCTGACGACACCCTGGTACCATGAATAG
- a CDS encoding cupin domain-containing protein: MSLPAEYWIKRLGLKPHPEGGYYAETYRAAQTFPNGRPVATGIYFLLEHGNFSALHRLSSDELWHFYLGEPLTVHLIEPMGVYRTLWLGPDLEAGQSFQGVVPAGCWFGATVETPGGYALVGCTVAPGFDFADFELAEREVLSRLYPQHRALIERLTRS, encoded by the coding sequence GTGTCTCTCCCTGCTGAGTACTGGATCAAGCGACTCGGCTTGAAGCCCCACCCCGAAGGGGGGTATTACGCCGAAACCTATCGCGCTGCCCAGACCTTCCCCAACGGTCGCCCTGTGGCGACGGGAATTTACTTCCTGCTCGAGCACGGCAACTTCTCGGCTCTGCACCGCTTGAGCTCCGACGAGCTGTGGCACTTTTATCTGGGCGAGCCCCTGACGGTCCACCTGATCGAGCCGATGGGTGTCTACCGCACCCTCTGGCTGGGACCGGACCTCGAGGCGGGCCAGTCCTTCCAGGGGGTGGTCCCGGCGGGCTGCTGGTTCGGCGCGACGGTCGAGACGCCGGGCGGCTATGCCCTGGTGGGCTGCACGGTAGCTCCAGGCTTCGACTTTGCCGACTTTGAGTTGGCCGAGCGTGAGGTCCTGAGCCGGCTCTACCCCCAGCACCGCGCCCTCATCGAGCGCCTGACCCGCTCATGA
- the plsY gene encoding glycerol-3-phosphate 1-O-acyltransferase PlsY, giving the protein METLVIALLAYLFGSIPAGAWIARTYGVDIQKVGSGNTGATNILRTLGWGPALVVAFFDIFKGGIALLIGRLFGLEGLQLGLVAVSAVLGHNYSLFLRFKGGKGVATSMGTTIVLDPLVGLMILPIGLCVIWLTRYVSAGSMVGAVSAVIIALALGRPWWEIATLALLALLIFWTHRDNYRRLQAGTERRFGEKVQPEAPAAQPSS; this is encoded by the coding sequence GTGGAAACCCTGGTCATCGCACTGCTTGCCTACCTCTTCGGCAGCATTCCCGCGGGGGCCTGGATAGCCCGCACTTATGGCGTGGATATCCAGAAGGTAGGCTCGGGAAATACCGGAGCCACCAACATCCTGCGCACTTTGGGATGGGGGCCTGCCCTGGTGGTGGCCTTCTTCGACATCTTCAAGGGCGGTATCGCGCTGCTAATCGGGCGGCTATTTGGCCTGGAAGGGCTGCAACTGGGGCTGGTGGCGGTCTCGGCAGTGCTGGGCCACAACTACTCGCTCTTCCTGCGCTTCAAGGGGGGTAAGGGGGTAGCGACCAGCATGGGTACCACCATCGTGCTCGATCCCCTGGTGGGCCTCATGATCCTGCCCATCGGCCTCTGCGTGATCTGGCTGACCCGCTACGTCTCGGCAGGCAGCATGGTGGGGGCTGTGTCTGCGGTGATTATCGCGCTGGCCCTGGGCCGCCCCTGGTGGGAGATCGCGACCCTGGCCCTGCTGGCCCTGCTGATCTTCTGGACCCACCGCGACAACTACCGCCGCCTGCAAGCAGGTACCGAGCGACGCTTTGGGGAAAAAGTACAGCCCGAAGCCCCGGCGGCTCAGCCCTCGAGCTAA
- a CDS encoding RtcB family protein, whose translation MKVKTMRLEDGIPVFGQHDAQTLGQLRDVASRAQRTALMADGHFGYVMPVGGVAAYRDKVSVAGVGFDIACGNAAIRTDLRLEQLQPYLEALADEIASTISFGLGRTNRADDAPVDHPLFEDAAWEAIPGKAEREALREKARAQLGTVGSGNHYVDVLADEQGRVWVGVHFGSRGLGHTIASGFMALSQNRPWGSRNAEVEALLDLNSELGKAYWALMNLAGRYAYVGREWVARKVVQILGGRELELVHNHHNFAWKETHGGEEYVVVRKGATPAFPGQKGFVGGSMGDDAVILQGTVNADPETQAMQEAALFSTIHGAGRVMSRRQALGKIDRKTGKVLRPGQVTEGAMKKWLKQKGVILRGGGLDESPHVYRRLPEVLKAQGKTVEVLHTLRPLIVVMAGANEFDPYKD comes from the coding sequence ATGAAAGTGAAAACCATGCGCCTCGAGGACGGAATCCCCGTATTCGGCCAGCACGATGCCCAGACCCTCGGGCAGCTTCGCGACGTGGCCAGCCGCGCCCAAAGGACCGCGCTCATGGCCGACGGGCACTTCGGCTACGTGATGCCGGTGGGTGGCGTGGCGGCGTACCGCGACAAGGTCTCGGTGGCCGGGGTTGGCTTCGATATCGCTTGCGGCAACGCCGCCATCCGCACCGACCTGAGGCTCGAGCAGCTCCAGCCCTACCTCGAGGCCCTCGCCGACGAGATCGCCAGCACCATCTCCTTCGGCCTAGGCCGTACCAACCGCGCCGACGACGCCCCCGTAGACCACCCTCTCTTCGAGGACGCCGCCTGGGAAGCCATTCCCGGCAAAGCCGAGCGCGAAGCCCTGCGCGAGAAGGCGAGAGCCCAGCTCGGCACGGTGGGCTCGGGCAACCACTACGTGGACGTGCTCGCCGACGAGCAGGGCCGCGTTTGGGTGGGCGTGCACTTCGGCTCGAGGGGTCTGGGCCACACCATCGCCTCGGGCTTCATGGCCCTCTCGCAAAACCGCCCCTGGGGCTCGAGGAACGCCGAGGTAGAAGCGCTGCTCGACCTCAACTCCGAGCTCGGCAAAGCCTACTGGGCCCTCATGAACCTCGCCGGGCGCTACGCCTACGTGGGCCGGGAGTGGGTGGCCCGCAAGGTGGTGCAGATTTTAGGCGGGCGGGAGCTCGAGCTCGTCCACAACCACCACAATTTCGCCTGGAAGGAGACTCACGGCGGTGAGGAGTACGTGGTCGTCCGCAAGGGCGCAACCCCCGCCTTCCCCGGCCAGAAGGGCTTCGTGGGCGGCAGCATGGGCGACGACGCGGTGATCTTGCAGGGCACCGTGAATGCCGACCCCGAGACCCAGGCCATGCAGGAAGCCGCGCTCTTCTCCACCATCCACGGCGCGGGCCGGGTGATGAGTCGCCGCCAGGCCCTGGGCAAGATAGACCGCAAGACCGGGAAGGTCCTGCGGCCCGGTCAGGTCACCGAGGGTGCGATGAAGAAGTGGCTAAAGCAGAAGGGCGTGATCCTGCGCGGCGGCGGCCTCGACGAAAGCCCCCACGTCTACCGCCGCCTGCCGGAGGTGTTGAAGGCCCAGGGCAAGACCGTCGAGGTGCTGCACACCCTGCGCCCTTTGATCGTGGTGATGGCCGGAGCAAATGAATTCGATCCTTACAAGGATTGA
- a CDS encoding MFS transporter translates to MKAILAVFPVTRLAVTTVFFVCGLVTAAWVARIPAIKASLGLSAGELGLALTGMPIGLVLAMPVTGWSIARVGSRSVVICSSFAFSLILPLLGLALNAWWLWVILLAFGFASAAMDISMNAQAVEVEKAYNRPIMSGFHAFFSLGGLVGAVLGGWAAGVGMGPLAFFLLSALGSSLLLLWAMRHLLAATLEAGAPGFAIPRNAVLLGLGVIIFCTGLGEGAMADWSAVYLREVIGTGEALAAWGYAAFSLAMVAGRLGGDWLTHRFGPVRLARLGGLLAAAGLGGALLAQGPVPVLLGFVLVGLGYCTLFPLVFSAAGRVEGVHPGVALASVATLGYLGFLAGPPLIGWIAQISSLRFSFTVVAVLALCITALAGLLGRSRAS, encoded by the coding sequence ATGAAAGCCATCCTCGCGGTCTTTCCTGTCACACGGCTCGCGGTTACGACCGTTTTCTTCGTGTGTGGCCTGGTGACGGCGGCCTGGGTGGCCCGAATCCCGGCCATCAAGGCCAGCTTAGGCCTGAGCGCTGGAGAACTGGGCCTGGCGCTCACCGGGATGCCCATCGGGCTGGTGTTGGCGATGCCCGTGACAGGTTGGAGCATCGCCCGAGTGGGCAGCCGCAGCGTGGTGATCTGCTCCTCCTTCGCCTTCAGTCTGATCCTGCCCCTGCTGGGCCTCGCTCTCAACGCCTGGTGGCTGTGGGTGATCTTGCTGGCCTTCGGCTTCGCCAGCGCCGCCATGGACATCTCCATGAACGCCCAGGCGGTGGAGGTGGAAAAGGCCTACAACAGGCCGATCATGTCGGGTTTTCACGCCTTCTTCAGCCTGGGCGGGTTGGTCGGGGCGGTGCTCGGGGGCTGGGCAGCGGGCGTGGGGATGGGGCCGCTGGCCTTCTTCCTGCTGAGCGCGCTTGGCTCGAGCCTGCTCCTGCTGTGGGCCATGCGCCACCTGCTGGCGGCGACACTCGAGGCGGGCGCCCCCGGCTTCGCCATCCCCCGCAACGCCGTGCTGCTGGGGCTGGGGGTGATCATCTTCTGCACCGGGCTGGGGGAGGGGGCCATGGCCGACTGGAGCGCGGTCTACCTGCGCGAGGTGATCGGCACTGGCGAGGCCCTGGCGGCCTGGGGGTACGCGGCCTTCTCGCTGGCGATGGTGGCAGGCCGCCTCGGCGGAGACTGGCTCACCCACCGCTTCGGCCCGGTTCGACTGGCCCGGCTGGGCGGCTTGCTGGCGGCGGCGGGGCTGGGCGGGGCACTGTTGGCTCAGGGCCCGGTTCCTGTGTTGCTGGGCTTCGTGCTGGTGGGGCTGGGCTACTGCACGCTGTTCCCGCTGGTGTTCAGTGCGGCAGGCCGGGTGGAGGGGGTACACCCCGGCGTGGCCCTGGCTTCGGTAGCGACCTTGGGCTACCTCGGCTTCCTGGCCGGGCCACCCCTCATCGGCTGGATCGCCCAGATCAGCTCGCTGCGCTTTTCCTTCACGGTGGTGGCGGTGCTGGCGCTGTGCATCACCGCGCTGGCCGGGCTGCTGGGGCGTTCGAGGGCTTCGTAG
- a CDS encoding metal-binding protein, with the protein MPSGRVHETINLCALGLGSAGYLAFKGSFDLEDSAALAFVASYCVGTFLITPDLDLAERNVRAKGRWGLLGWIWVPYGLMFSHRGLSHTWFIGPLTRLAYLFLLGGALLWAGDGLLRYWGASLELQGRISAPPGEILGAMTLGYYVSQWLHLIADGIWPDFPRRLRR; encoded by the coding sequence GTGCCGTCGGGTCGGGTACATGAGACCATCAACCTCTGCGCTTTGGGCTTGGGCAGCGCAGGCTACCTGGCTTTCAAGGGTTCCTTCGACCTCGAGGACTCCGCGGCGCTGGCTTTCGTGGCGAGCTACTGCGTGGGGACCTTCCTCATCACCCCGGACCTCGACCTGGCCGAGCGAAACGTGCGGGCCAAGGGGCGCTGGGGCTTGCTGGGGTGGATTTGGGTCCCCTATGGGCTTATGTTTTCCCACCGCGGGCTGTCCCACACTTGGTTCATCGGCCCGCTGACCCGCCTGGCGTACCTGTTCCTGCTGGGAGGGGCGCTGCTGTGGGCTGGAGATGGGCTGCTGCGCTATTGGGGGGCCTCGCTCGAGCTGCAAGGACGCATTAGCGCACCCCCGGGTGAAATCCTGGGGGCAATGACCCTGGGGTATTACGTTTCTCAGTGGCTCCACCTCATCGCCGACGGAATTTGGCCCGACTTCCCGCGCCGTTTGCGCCGATAG
- a CDS encoding VanW family protein, which translates to MRGLRWGALSVLGLLLVGWGGFELRYAGRVYPGITAAGVPLGGLSLERAIARVAEATQNLEPPVLSITARDRTIQIAASELGWRPDPESTAEAALAVGRRGSLARRLSERFEALRHGVSLPLRVKVEQNTLRSRLEALANSVKQPPRDARLVTEGGVWVVKPERPGFEFDLSEALLAFEQDPTRTRLELIPRVLPAKLLKEDLQPLAEQANALLRPLVLVYNTGSQVYSRGVSRQELASWIGFAQGQIVANRSAIQSSLRRVARAFDRDPSDARYVLQGEQLVVRPEEAGWKLDQKAALNLLEAALFDPRRSGVNLPVIPAHPRIRAAELPPVEGLELLAEASTSFRGSSAERAANVAAAARSLDGYVVPAGEEFNFNRAVGDISPERGFKEALVISGGRTVKGVGGGVCQVSTTAFRALYQAGLPVVERNPHAYRVHWYDPIVGYDAAVYQPYLNLRMKNDTPGPLLVRASVQGGVVQVQLFGIPDGRKVTVSPPVILSRTPHPPPQYVVEPSLRPGQIKQVDWAVDGYRTRITRTVVRASGEVRVDYLDSNFRPWRAVYQVGPGTEVGDKS; encoded by the coding sequence GTGAGGGGCTTGCGCTGGGGTGCACTGAGCGTGCTGGGCTTGCTGCTGGTGGGCTGGGGCGGCTTCGAGCTGCGCTACGCCGGGCGGGTTTACCCGGGAATTACGGCGGCGGGTGTGCCGCTCGGCGGGCTGAGCCTCGAGCGGGCCATTGCTCGAGTAGCCGAGGCCACGCAAAACCTGGAACCCCCCGTCCTCAGCATCACCGCCAGGGATCGAACCATCCAGATCGCGGCCTCGGAGCTGGGCTGGCGCCCCGATCCTGAAAGCACCGCAGAGGCCGCGCTGGCGGTGGGAAGGAGGGGGAGCCTGGCCCGTCGGCTGAGCGAGCGCTTCGAGGCCCTGCGCCACGGCGTGAGCTTGCCGCTGAGGGTAAAGGTGGAGCAAAACACCCTCCGAAGCCGCCTCGAGGCCCTGGCCAACAGCGTCAAGCAGCCTCCCCGCGACGCCAGGCTGGTGACCGAGGGCGGGGTCTGGGTGGTCAAGCCCGAGCGACCGGGCTTCGAGTTCGACCTTTCGGAAGCCTTGCTGGCCTTCGAGCAAGACCCCACCCGCACCCGGCTCGAGCTCATCCCCAGGGTCCTCCCCGCCAAACTCCTCAAGGAGGACCTGCAACCCCTGGCCGAGCAGGCCAACGCGCTGCTGCGCCCCCTCGTGCTGGTCTACAACACCGGCAGCCAGGTCTATAGCCGGGGAGTCTCGAGGCAGGAGCTGGCCTCCTGGATTGGCTTCGCCCAGGGCCAGATCGTGGCCAACCGAAGCGCCATCCAATCCAGTCTGCGCCGGGTAGCGCGCGCCTTCGACCGCGATCCAAGCGACGCCCGCTACGTGCTGCAGGGGGAGCAGCTGGTGGTCAGGCCCGAGGAAGCGGGCTGGAAGCTCGACCAGAAAGCCGCGCTGAACCTGCTCGAGGCCGCCCTCTTCGACCCCCGTCGCAGCGGGGTCAACCTGCCGGTTATCCCGGCCCATCCCAGGATCCGGGCCGCCGAGCTGCCGCCGGTTGAGGGCCTCGAGCTCCTGGCCGAAGCCAGCACCTCCTTCAGGGGCTCGAGCGCGGAGCGAGCCGCCAACGTGGCGGCGGCAGCCCGCAGCCTCGACGGCTACGTGGTACCCGCGGGCGAGGAGTTCAACTTCAACCGAGCCGTAGGCGACATCAGCCCGGAGAGGGGCTTCAAGGAAGCGCTGGTGATCTCGGGTGGACGCACGGTGAAGGGCGTGGGGGGTGGGGTCTGCCAGGTCTCGACCACGGCCTTCCGGGCGCTGTACCAAGCCGGCCTGCCCGTCGTCGAGCGCAACCCGCACGCTTACCGGGTGCACTGGTACGACCCCATCGTCGGCTACGACGCGGCGGTCTACCAGCCTTACCTGAACCTGCGCATGAAGAACGACACCCCCGGCCCTCTGCTGGTGCGGGCCAGCGTCCAGGGGGGCGTCGTGCAGGTGCAGCTTTTCGGGATACCCGATGGCCGTAAGGTCACGGTCTCACCGCCCGTCATCCTCTCCCGCACCCCTCACCCTCCCCCGCAATACGTGGTGGAGCCCAGCCTGCGCCCCGGCCAAATCAAGCAGGTCGACTGGGCCGTCGACGGCTACCGCACCCGCATCACCCGCACCGTCGTGCGGGCCTCGGGCGAAGTCAGGGTGGACTACCTCGACTCCAACTTCCGCCCCTGGCGGGCGGTGTACCAGGTGGGGCCGGGCACCGAAGTGGGTGATAAAAGCTGA
- a CDS encoding CarD family transcriptional regulator produces MREYRPGDKVVLPPYGVGVVSGIAQRTVSGSERDYYQVDFPGTRSKAYVPVEAPQITRMRPALGPDEIPQILHLLREGRLPLPRQWAARHRKTTEILAEGDPYRIATLAGQLRAWDLEKGLPDLDRQAFRRAMHLLAEEIAQVMEVSLDEARALFEDAWSEELN; encoded by the coding sequence GTGAGAGAATATCGTCCTGGGGATAAGGTTGTGCTGCCGCCTTATGGCGTAGGTGTGGTCTCGGGAATCGCGCAAAGGACCGTCTCGGGCAGTGAACGTGACTACTATCAGGTGGACTTTCCCGGCACCCGCTCCAAAGCCTACGTGCCCGTAGAAGCCCCGCAGATCACCCGAATGCGCCCCGCGCTGGGCCCTGACGAGATTCCTCAGATCCTGCACCTCCTGCGTGAAGGTCGTCTACCCCTGCCCCGTCAGTGGGCCGCCCGCCACCGCAAGACCACTGAAATCCTGGCCGAGGGTGATCCGTACCGCATCGCCACCCTGGCTGGCCAGCTCAGGGCCTGGGACCTTGAGAAGGGCCTACCCGACCTCGACCGCCAGGCCTTCCGCCGGGCCATGCACCTCCTGGCCGAGGAAATCGCCCAGGTGATGGAGGTGAGCCTGGACGAAGCCCGCGCCCTCTTCGAGGATGCCTGGAGCGAAGAGTTGAATTAA